GACTCCACCTACCACATCCCGTACAGCCCGCACAACGGCAcgagcagcgccgccgccgccgccgccgccgccacccccaacCCCCCTCGCTGGCGATGAGGCCACTGGAAGACGACGACCTGCTCGGCGAGATCCTCGTCCGCCTGCCCCCGCAGCCCTCCTCCCTGCCCCGCGCCTCCGCCGTCTGCAAGCGCTGGCGCCTCCTCGTCTCCGACCCAGGATTCTCCCGCCGCTTCCGCATCCACCACCGCCGCAGCCCTCCCCTCCTCGGTTTCTTCCGCAGAAATGACGCCCTGCCCTTCGTACCCACTCTCGACGCCCCGGATTGTGTCTCCCGCGGTCGTTTCTCCTTGCAGCGCGGCGACGGCGACCAGTTCATGTCCCTCGGATGCCGCCATGGCCTGCTGCTCGTCTTCAACAAACCTAAGAACCAGATCCTGGTGTGGGACCCCGTCACCGGCGACCAGCACCGCCTTGACGTGCCACCGGGGGTTGCGGTGCATGCAGAGAAGACAACGATCAACGGGGCGGTGCTTCGTGGTCGTGCCGCCGGAGACGATGCCCAGCACTTCAAGGTGGTGTTGGCAGTGGCAGACAACGACGACGAGCAACACCATCGAGCGCTTGCGTGCGTTTACTCGTCAGAGACCGGCGCGTGGGGTGATCTCGTCTCAACACAGCTTCCACCTGATGTTCTAATGAGTGATGCTCCCACCTTGGTTTCTACTGACAAGCCTGCTGTGCTGGTTGGGGATTCCTTTTACTGGAAGCTTGCTGGGAATATGGATGGAATTCTCAAGTTCGATTTGGAGAAGCAAAGCCTAGCTGTGATACGGGTGCCGGTGCATATCCTTGAAGAGGGCCAATACATGTTCTTGATTATGCGGGCAGAGGGTGGGGGCCTTGGTTTACTCATCCAGACAGACTGCAGCATCCAACTGTGGAAGATGAAGACTGATTGTGATGGTGTTGCTTCATGGGGGCTTGGAAGAACCATTGAATTGGACAAGCTACTTTCTCTGAATTCTGAGGAGACTGACATGTTGATACCAGGGCTCGAGGAGGAAAATAATGTGGTATTCGTGTGGACAGATCACATCGTCTTTACGGTCCATCTTGAGTCAATGAAGTTCAAGAAGCTTTCTGGAACCTACCCCCTTTCTCATTATCATCCATTCAGAAGTGTCTACGCTGCAGGTAAAGCATGTCTTCACATATTCGTTGTAACAAAACCAAGTTAATTTTTCATAATTGGTTCATGGCATATATGGTTCATCCGTTCCTGTTGAATTAACAAGTTTAAGTAGTGTCATATCACTTGTTCCTTTCGCTGCTTGCTGACCTCTTCAACATATAGCGATTGTTTCCTGTATTTCTATTCTGATTCTTGTGTGGTGGCGTTGTATGTAATGATTATGATTTGTTAGAAAAAAAATCTGTTAGTGGTATATAATTTTGTATGTTCTCTGCAGCCAGGTGATGGCCTGCAATTGGTCTATTGTTTAGTTTCACTTCTGCAATTTTTGTTGTTCAAGTCAGAGCTAGCAAACTATCTTCATCTGTTTATAATCATCCACAACTCTTTGCTTACATGTTCACCCGGTCACCTCCTTGCATTGATGGCAGACTGCATCTTTGACGTCTTCTCCAGGCCCTGCTTCTCTTCCTTATGCCTTTAACCACCTGACTTCTCTTTTTATTTGCTAATGTTCTATCCCCTCTCTACTGGATGTGAATACTTCCTGTTGCCTTCCTGTTCAATTGAACTGCCATGCTTTCAGTTTACCTCCTCCTTAGTACTCCCCCAGTTCCTTCTGATAATGCAGGTTTTTTCTCCCTCTAGCTCCAGATAGCTCAAAACTCATTACCCTTTCCCTCTTTGTGAATATGTTAAGTGGTAACATAATCAATACGTCCTCTTTTGTGTTCTTCATGGAcgtattttttgtttgttttacttCTACTAGTTGCTACATGCCTTTGATTAGTTTTTCGTATTTATGGATCTATCGAATCCTACTCTGATTTATATGGTGTTACCTCTACGTGAGTATTTGATAACTATGCATGACCATTTGCTTCATGGTTCCTTCATATGAACGGGATTACTATATCATTTCACATTGCTGCTTATTTTGGGTCATTATTGTACCCAGTGAACTGATGATTGTCAGAATACTTGAAGAGTATGCTTTCATTAATTTTTGTATTTCTATTTATGCTTTTGCTCGATTTATTGCAGTTTTACGGATGATTGTTCTAGTGCAAGACAGTTTGCTTAAATATTATTCTCAGCATATCTCTCAGTGTCTATCTAATTTGCATATGTAATCTGCCATGATCCACTAACATGATTTGTCTGGTCCAAGCTATATGTATCAATGCTTTGCCGGCAGTCTATTTTCTGCAGTTTGGTCACTTTAGGTGTTTAAGACTTTATAAACATATGATTGAAATGGCATGACTAACAGATTCACTGTAAACACTGCTTTTGTCACAAATTGTATTTTTTACTAACATATTAATATTATCAGTAAACTAGTAGTCAAAGCATTGCTTTTGTTGTTGTGAAGAAAGAATAATGCATCTATTTTGGGCCGAGGGAACTGTGTCTATTAATAAGACAATGCACAATCCCTCAGTTGAGGCTTCTACTACATTTCTGAAAAGAATGTCTATGAGCTTTAAGCCAGATGTTTCGGGTTTGTTGCCCCATGAGCCCCTTGTGTGCCCATGATAACAAGGAATATCTCAAATGATTCGATAATCTAGGATgcaaagttttaaatagcgcgctaagcatcttagcgccGGACCTCTTTCTAGGATGTTCAGTATTTCCCTGTAATGGAGTTATTTGGACCACTGATTTTTTTTTTGGCCTTCACTGGGAACAGAATAACAAATGTAGCCAAAAACTTGAGAATATGCTAACAATAAGAGTTGAAGGGGTGGTGATAAAAATGAACCGTTCCAGTTTCAGAGCATTTGGCATGATTTCCACAATACCAATGTGTACAGAAAATTGAGATACATAACTTTAACGTTTTTTCTCTGAATGTATTGTGATACATAGCTTTAACTTTGACTGATGAAATTGGCTGCTCTGCAGGTATCTAGGATTGAATTCCGGTGGCCGAGATGCGGAAAATGGTTATGGTGCTGTAGGTTCTTCCAATTTCTATGCTGTTCACGGGGTCTGTTATGTGCTATACCCGTAACTTGGCCCTCTGTGCTGGCCTTTGCAAACTTACCTGTCTATCATCTATGTTCTGTATGAGGACACCGTGACTTGCTTGGATTAACAATTAGTGTTGGTTTACTCTTGCGGTTCATTTGCTTGGTGCCTTTTAAGCAAGCCCGCCAAGGCAAGCCCACCTGTCAGTTGTACCGTTTGCTTGTGTCTCATGTTGTGTCAGGTTGAGGTTTCAGGTTGTAGGTTGCTTATGACAA
Above is a window of Triticum aestivum cultivar Chinese Spring chromosome 6B, IWGSC CS RefSeq v2.1, whole genome shotgun sequence DNA encoding:
- the LOC123138869 gene encoding F-box protein At5g03970 — encoded protein: MEHNWFDANIWHCQYLANQQLAISKVANSWQLFVRLASKHGSQPSTGQNLAFANCWHVNFWHQTNYAHDTHPCARKKIQKDFLSVTLGRSISTFHFGLLLLRLHLPHPVQPAQRHEQRRRRRRRRHPQPPSLAMRPLEDDDLLGEILVRLPPQPSSLPRASAVCKRWRLLVSDPGFSRRFRIHHRRSPPLLGFFRRNDALPFVPTLDAPDCVSRGRFSLQRGDGDQFMSLGCRHGLLLVFNKPKNQILVWDPVTGDQHRLDVPPGVAVHAEKTTINGAVLRGRAAGDDAQHFKVVLAVADNDDEQHHRALACVYSSETGAWGDLVSTQLPPDVLMSDAPTLVSTDKPAVLVGDSFYWKLAGNMDGILKFDLEKQSLAVIRVPVHILEEGQYMFLIMRAEGGGLGLLIQTDCSIQLWKMKTDCDGVASWGLGRTIELDKLLSLNSEETDMLIPGLEEENNVVFVWTDHIVFTVHLESMKFKKLSGTYPLSHYHPFRSVYAAGI